A part of Lathamus discolor isolate bLatDis1 chromosome 17, bLatDis1.hap1, whole genome shotgun sequence genomic DNA contains:
- the FXYD6 gene encoding FXYD domain-containing ion transport regulator 6 has product MAPAAMEAVLIFLCSLLVPAAVADVATQEKEENPFNYDYQSLRIGGLVFAVVLFTVGILLILSRRCRCSFNQKPRAPGDEEAQAENLITSNATGAPKAEN; this is encoded by the exons ATGGCACCAG CAGCCATGGAGGCAGTGCTCATCTTCCTGTGCTCCCTGCTGGTGCCGGCGGCCGTGGCAGATG TGGCCACCcaagagaaggaggagaacCCCTTTAACTATG ATTACCAGAGCCTGAGGATCGGGGGGCTGGTGTTTGCCGTGGTCCTGTTCACTGTGGGCATTCTCCTTATACTCA gcaggagatgcaggtGCAGTTTCAACCAGAAGCCCAG AGCTCCAGGGGATGAAGAGGCTCAGGCTGAGAACCTGATCACCTCAAACG CAACGGGAGCACCGAAGGCGGAGAACTGA
- the FXYD2 gene encoding sodium/potassium-transporting ATPase subunit gamma — protein MRFASQLMCFPVGAHSQSEAPTGRTDTMGDEQAPEQGLDRFSYDYESIRNGGLIFAIVAFVVGLLIILSQRLHCGGKKRRQGNEEEL, from the exons ATGAGGTTTGCCTCCCAATTAATGTGCTTTCCCGTGGGTGCCCACTCGCAGAGCGAGGCACCCACTGGACGCACGGACACGATGGGTGACG aGCAAGCCCCCGAGCAGGGCCTGGACAGGTTCAGCTATG acTATGAGAGCATCCGCAACGGGGGGCTCATCTTTGCCATCGTGGCTTTTGTGGTTGGGCTCCTCATCATCCTCA GCCAGCGGCTTCATTGcggagggaagaagaggag GCAAGGGAACGAGGAAGAGCTGTAG